One genomic segment of Oenanthe melanoleuca isolate GR-GAL-2019-014 unplaced genomic scaffold, OMel1.0 S477, whole genome shotgun sequence includes these proteins:
- the LOC130267002 gene encoding josephin-2-like has product GGVSPNLGLGSRGTTETIWGQFWGSHHLTPPLPSLPAAPRSRPGEGPGIGSGVAGGLYHERQRLELCALHALNNLLQRPWLSKAAADGICRRLAPRARPNPHRSPLGTGSYDVNVVMAALGTLGLAAVWWDRRRPLERLALPPLLGLLLNVPSRVTLGTLALPLRRPHWLGVREIRGVFYNLDSKLESPEAIGDETQLR; this is encoded by the exons GGAGGGGTCTCCCCCAATTTGGGTCTGGGGTCTCGGGGGACAACTGAGACAATTTGGGGTCAATTTTGGGGGTCCCACCATCTcaccccccccctcccctctctccccgcagccccccggaGCCGCCCCGGGGAGGGGCCGGGAATTGGGTCGGGGGTCGCGGGGGGGCTGTACCACGAGCGGCAGCGCCTGGAGCTCTGCGCCCTGCACGCCCTCAACAACCTCCTGCAGCGGCCCTGGCTCAGCAAGGCCGCGGCCGACGGCATCTGCCGGCG GCTGgccccccgcgcccggcccAACCCCCACCGCAGCCccctgggcacggggagctACGACGTCAACGTGGTGATGGCGGCGCTGGGCACGCTGGGGCTGGCGGCCGTGTGGTGGGACCGGCGCCG ccccctGGAGCGCCtggcgctgccgccgctgctggggctgctgctcaaTGTCCCCTCCCGGGTGACACTGGGGACGCTGGCCCTGCCCCTGCGCCGCCCCCACTGGCTGGGGGTGAGGGAGATCCGGGGCGTGTTCTACAACCTGGACTCGAAACTGGAGTCACCTGAGGCCATCGGGGACGAGACACAGctcaggtga